The following is a genomic window from Citrifermentans bemidjiense Bem.
ACCATGGAGCGGGGATCCTTCATGTGTTTCACGTGCCAGGCGTCGGGGTACTTGCCGCCGATCCGGGCGAGATCCGGCCCGTTTCTCCGGGAGCCCCAGAGGAAGGGCTGGTCGTAGACGAACTCGCCGCTTTTGGAGTACTCGCCGTAGCGCTCCACGTCGGATAAGAGCGGGCGCACCGTCTGGGTGTGGCAGTTGTTGCACCCCTCGCGGATGTAGATGTCGCGCCCCTCCAACTGCAGCGGCGTGTAGGGTTTCACCGAGGCGATAGCAAGCTTCGGGTCGTTGATCCACCGGAAGGGGATCACCATGGTGATGACGGTGCCGACCAGGATGGTGACGGTGGCCAGGAGCAGGAAAACGATCGGTTTTTTCTCTATCATGGCGTCTCCTCCCTAGGCCGGCTGCGCGGCGCCCTGCGTCTTGGCGCCGGCGACGGTCTTCCAGATGTTGTAGAGGAACACGCAAAGTCCGGCGAGATACACCACCCCGCCCAGGGCTCTTATGTGCCAGTAGGGATAGATCTCGATCATGGTCTCCATGAAGCTGTAGTGGAGGCTTCCGTCCGGGTTGGTCGCGTTCAGCATCGCCGCCTGCTGTACCCCCGCGATCCACATGCTGATCGAGAACATGAGCTGCCCGGTGAGCACCAGCCAGAAATGGACGTTGGCCAGGCGGATGCTGTAGATCTCTGTGCCGTAGATGCGGGGGAGGGTGTAGTAGATCGCGGCGAAGAGGACCAGCGAGACCCACCCCAGCGTCCCCATGTGCACGTGCCCCGGGACCCAGTCGGTGAAATGGATGAAGGCGGAGAAGGTCCTGATCGACTGGGAGGGACCCTGCAGCGTCTGCGCCCCGTAGAAGGTGATGCCGAAGATGAGGAACTTGACCAGGTAGTTCTCACGCATCTGGTGCCACTGGCCGTTCATCGAGAAGTAGCCGTTGAAGACCGCGGCCCAGGAGGGGGCGATCAGCATCACCGAGAAGGCCATGGCGAGCGTCTGCACCCAGTCGGGGACCGGCGCCCAGAGCAGGTGGTGCGCTCCGGTCCAAAGGTACATGAAGATGAGGCTCCAGAAGGCGATCACGCCCATGCGGTGGCTGTAGATGGGGACGCCGGTCGCTTTCGGGAGGAAGTAGTAGAAGATGGCGAGCGGTGGGGTGGTGAGCACCATGGCGACGGCGTTGTGGCCGTACCACCACTGCACGTTGGCGTCGTTGGCCCCCGCGTAGGCGGAGTAGGACTTGGTGAGCGACACGGGAATGGAGGCGTTGTTCACCAGGTAGAGCACCGCGACGCCGACCAGGGTGGCCAGGATGTACCAAAGCGAGATGTACATCTGCTCCTCGCGGCGCTTGACGATGGTCATGACGATGTTGATCGCGAAGATGACCCATACCACCACCACCAGGCTCGCCACCGGCCATTCCAGCTCGGCGTACTCCTTGGAGCGGTTCATGCCGAGAGCCAGCGTCACCGCGGCGAGCGCTATGGCCAGGTTGAAGAGCCAGAGCTGGACACGGGCGAGGCCCGGGCTCCAGATGCCGGTACGGGTGAGGCGCTGGGTGATGTAGTAGAAAAAGGCCATGAAGCTGCCGATCCCCCAGCCGAAGATCCCGGCGTTGGTGTGGATCGGGCGCAGCCGTCCGTAGGTGAGGTAGGGGGGGAGGTTCAACTGCGGGAAAGCGATCTGGAAC
Proteins encoded in this region:
- a CDS encoding cbb3-type cytochrome c oxidase subunit I encodes the protein MNQQEGYADDVVKGFITWSMVWGLVAVLVGVLISFQIAFPQLNLPPYLTYGRLRPIHTNAGIFGWGIGSFMAFFYYITQRLTRTGIWSPGLARVQLWLFNLAIALAAVTLALGMNRSKEYAELEWPVASLVVVVWVIFAINIVMTIVKRREEQMYISLWYILATLVGVAVLYLVNNASIPVSLTKSYSAYAGANDANVQWWYGHNAVAMVLTTPPLAIFYYFLPKATGVPIYSHRMGVIAFWSLIFMYLWTGAHHLLWAPVPDWVQTLAMAFSVMLIAPSWAAVFNGYFSMNGQWHQMRENYLVKFLIFGITFYGAQTLQGPSQSIRTFSAFIHFTDWVPGHVHMGTLGWVSLVLFAAIYYTLPRIYGTEIYSIRLANVHFWLVLTGQLMFSISMWIAGVQQAAMLNATNPDGSLHYSFMETMIEIYPYWHIRALGGVVYLAGLCVFLYNIWKTVAGAKTQGAAQPA